The following are from one region of the Fusarium keratoplasticum isolate Fu6.1 chromosome 4, whole genome shotgun sequence genome:
- a CDS encoding Oxidored-FMN domain-containing protein yields MPQSRLFKSLKVGDIEVKHRIGMAPLTRLRATHDRVPTPLMKDYYGQRATVPGTLIIAEGTFIAANCGGFVHGPGIWREDQVAAWKDITDEVHSKGSFIYSQLFAMGRAGDAEVAKKEGFAIKAPSAIPIEPGAAVPEAMTIEEIKQTVKDFVDAAKNAIRAGFDGVEIHGANGYLLDQFIQDTANQRNDEYGGSIENRSRLLIEVIAAVSDAIGPERVGLRLSPWSTFQGMRMQDPIPQFTDIIKKTRPYGIAYLHVVESRISGSEDSNGQEGLDFAYNNWNGPLLVAGGYTPEEARKLVDEKYPEKDIVVIFGRYFLSNPDLVYRIKEDLELNRYDRKSFYVYGSPVGYSDYPFSKEWLAVGH; encoded by the coding sequence ATGCCTCAATCACGTCTCTTCAAGTccctcaaagtcggcgaTATAGAAGTTAAGCATCGCATCGGCATGGCTCCTCTCACTCGACTCCGAGCCACTCACGACCGCGTACCAACCCCCTTGATGAAAGATTACTACGGTCAAAGAGCCACCGTGCCTGGCACCTTGATCATCGCCGAAGGAACCTTTATAGCGGCAAACTGCGGTGGCTTTGTCCACGGGCCAGGTATTTGGCGCGAGGACCAGGTTGCTGCTTGGAAAGACATCACCGACGAGGTCCATAGCAAGGGATCCTTCATTTACTCTCAACTTTTCGCCATGGGTCGTGCTGGAGATGCcgaggtggccaagaaggaagggTTCGCTATCAAGGCACCGAGTGCTATCCCGATAGAGCCAGGCGCTGCTGTACCAGAGGCCATGACGATTGAGGAGATCAAACAAACGGtcaaggactttgtcgaTGCTGCAAAGAATGCCATTCGTGCTGGATTTGACGGAGTTGAGATCCACGGTGCCAATGGCTACCTCCTCGACCAGTTTATCCAGGACACCGCCAATCAACGAAACGACGAATACGGCGGAAGCATCGAGAACAGATCCCGTCTTCTTATCGAAGTAATCGCGGCCGTTTCCGACGCCATCGGCCCTGAACGTGTTGGTCTCCGTCTGAGCCCCTGGAGTACGTTCCAAGGCATGAGGATGCAGGATCCAATCCCTCAATtcaccgacatcatcaagaagaccCGCCCGTATGGCATTGCCTATCTCCACGTCGTGGAATCTCGTATATCCGGTAGCGAGGACTCCAACGGGCAAGAAGGACTGGACTTTGCATACAACAACTGGAACGGACCTCTCCTGGTTGCCGGCGGGTATACACCAGAGGAGGCGCGGAAATTAGTGGATGAGAAATATCCGGAAAAGGACATCGTTGTCATCTTTGGTCGATATTTCCTGTCCAACCCCGACCTTGTATATAGGATCAAGGAGGATCTGGAGCTCAACCGCTACGACAGAAAGTCCTTTTATGTTTACGGGTCACCAGTGGGCTACTCGGACTATCCTTTCAGCAAGGAGTGGCTTGCAGTTGGACACTGA